A genomic window from Cytobacillus suaedae includes:
- a CDS encoding ABC transporter ATP-binding protein codes for MALTLQNVTKRFGSFTAVDNLSIEIPEKEMFGFLGANGAGKTTTFRMILGLLDSTEGKISWDGKPINYDTSHIVGYLPEERGLYPKMKVQDQLIYLGRLRGMQKQDILKQLEYWLERFKVPEYLNKKVEELSKGNQQKIQFIASVLHKPRLLILDEPFSGLDPVNVELLKEAVLDLKNQGTSIVFSSHRMEHVEELCEHLCIMHRGKPIVHGALKDIKRSFGKKNVIVHADFDLSHLENAQGVVKFKQTSEGVHLQVENEGVSQHIFEEIAGKGFVRKFSLEEPSLNDIFIEKVGASYE; via the coding sequence ATGGCATTAACTTTACAAAATGTTACAAAACGTTTTGGTAGCTTTACAGCAGTAGATAACTTATCAATAGAAATACCCGAGAAAGAAATGTTTGGCTTCTTAGGAGCAAACGGTGCTGGTAAAACAACAACCTTTCGTATGATTCTAGGCTTATTGGATTCCACCGAGGGGAAAATCTCTTGGGATGGTAAACCTATTAATTACGATACAAGCCATATTGTAGGCTATCTACCTGAAGAAAGAGGCTTATATCCGAAAATGAAAGTCCAGGATCAACTAATTTATCTTGGAAGATTAAGAGGAATGCAAAAACAAGATATCCTAAAGCAACTAGAATATTGGCTGGAAAGATTTAAGGTGCCAGAGTACTTAAACAAGAAAGTAGAAGAATTATCTAAGGGGAATCAACAAAAAATTCAATTTATCGCTTCTGTTCTTCATAAGCCAAGATTACTTATTTTAGATGAACCTTTTAGTGGATTAGACCCAGTGAATGTTGAACTTTTAAAAGAAGCTGTTTTAGATTTGAAAAATCAAGGAACATCCATTGTGTTCTCAAGTCACCGAATGGAACATGTTGAAGAGTTATGTGAACACTTATGTATTATGCACCGAGGTAAACCAATTGTTCATGGTGCACTGAAGGATATTAAACGATCATTCGGGAAGAAAAATGTAATTGTTCATGCTGATTTTGATTTATCGCATTTGGAAAATGCTCAAGGTGTAGTCAAGTTCAAGCAGACAAGTGAAGGTGTGCATTTACAAGTTGAAAATGAGGGAGTCTCCCAACATATCTTTGAAGAGATTGCTGGTAAAGGATTTGTAAGAAAGTTCTCACTAGAAGAGCCTTCATTAAATGATATCTTTATTGAAAAGGTAGGTGCTTCTTATGAATAA
- a CDS encoding ABC transporter permease, which translates to MNKFWLILFHTYWSKLKSKSFIITTIITAVIVLGLTNIQTIINMFDKGDDDRKIAVIDETGELYPLFEQQFQVFSDKLAVEQFTGSVEEAKLKVSEGEYAGLLEISYDEEQLPQGLFSAMSITDSEAYSQLEQALQQLKVSLATAKLGLTAEQVNQLYVPVLFEKVALEEDAKSEEELDQARGLVYILLFVIYFAVIMYASMIAMEVATEKSSRVMEILISSVSPIKLMFGKILGIALLSITQFAFILTIGYLSLRLNPTNSNEGIFSVFGLSDVPVATFIYAIIFFVLGYLLFATLAAFLGSLVSRIEDVQQMITPMTLLIVIAFMIAMFGLGKPEAPFITVTSFIPFFAPMIMFLRVGMLNVPIWEVALCIGLLVTTIVLLAVFGARVYRGGVLMYGKSSSFKDIKKALQLTKNEK; encoded by the coding sequence ATGAATAAATTTTGGTTAATCCTTTTTCATACCTATTGGAGCAAGTTGAAATCGAAATCCTTTATAATAACTACAATTATTACAGCGGTTATTGTTCTAGGATTAACAAATATCCAAACAATCATTAATATGTTTGATAAAGGTGATGATGATCGTAAAATTGCTGTTATTGATGAGACAGGGGAATTATACCCACTCTTTGAACAACAGTTTCAAGTTTTTTCAGATAAACTAGCGGTCGAACAGTTTACAGGTTCAGTTGAGGAAGCCAAATTAAAAGTATCTGAGGGAGAATATGCAGGTCTCTTAGAAATATCCTATGATGAAGAACAGCTTCCACAGGGTTTATTTAGTGCCATGTCAATTACAGATTCAGAGGCATATTCACAGCTTGAACAGGCGTTACAACAGCTTAAGGTATCCTTAGCTACTGCAAAGCTAGGATTAACAGCTGAACAGGTAAATCAACTGTATGTCCCAGTTTTGTTTGAAAAAGTTGCTTTAGAAGAAGATGCTAAGTCAGAAGAAGAATTGGACCAGGCACGTGGGCTGGTATATATTTTATTATTTGTCATCTACTTTGCAGTTATCATGTATGCAAGTATGATCGCAATGGAAGTAGCAACAGAGAAATCTTCACGTGTAATGGAGATTTTAATTTCAAGTGTGTCTCCTATTAAGCTAATGTTTGGGAAAATCCTAGGTATTGCTTTATTAAGTATCACACAATTTGCGTTTATTTTAACAATCGGTTATCTTTCTTTAAGATTAAACCCTACTAACAGTAATGAAGGAATTTTTTCTGTTTTTGGATTAAGTGATGTTCCTGTAGCTACTTTTATTTATGCGATTATCTTTTTCGTGTTAGGTTATCTTCTTTTTGCAACATTAGCTGCATTTTTAGGCTCATTAGTTAGTCGAATTGAAGATGTTCAGCAGATGATTACACCTATGACATTGTTAATTGTTATTGCATTTATGATCGCTATGTTTGGACTTGGGAAACCAGAAGCACCATTTATCACGGTTACGTCTTTCATCCCATTCTTTGCACCAATGATTATGTTTTTACGGGTTGGGATGTTAAATGTCCCAATTTGGGAAGTGGCGTTATGTATTGGATTACTTGTAACAACGATTGTGCTTTTAGCAGTATTCGGGGCTCGTGTTTATCGTGGAGGCGTCCTAATGTATGGAAAGAGTTCGTCATTTAAGGATATTAAAAAAGCCCTACAACTAACGAAAAATGAAAAGTAA
- a CDS encoding spore germination protein: MAIGDFEPVGIVFLGGIKINQMETNAAFTVGESFFQSLDSQVKNNLISGQTFGDFVSNNFQPIASPVYDPDGSDNMMPIRQSSLGLED, from the coding sequence ATGGCAATAGGTGATTTTGAACCGGTAGGTATTGTATTTTTGGGTGGTATTAAGATTAACCAAATGGAAACAAATGCTGCCTTTACTGTTGGGGAATCCTTTTTTCAGTCATTAGATAGTCAGGTTAAAAATAATCTTATATCAGGTCAAACGTTTGGAGACTTTGTATCAAACAACTTTCAGCCAATTGCCTCACCTGTTTATGACCCTGATGGTTCAGATAATATGATGCCCATCAGACAATCCTCTTTAGGACTAGAAGATTAA
- a CDS encoding Hsp20/alpha crystallin family protein has product MNYHKNLQAMQRNPQVSQPVSKGVEVRAPKADVFETVEGYYIRISLPGVKKKNLNIFFNDRNQLEISGKVVTERPEHTSKVLAQEIFQGPFHRVMNVPQNIDKQNVQFNYVNGILEIHLTK; this is encoded by the coding sequence ATGAATTACCACAAAAATCTTCAAGCTATGCAGAGGAACCCACAGGTATCGCAGCCGGTATCAAAGGGAGTCGAAGTTCGTGCTCCAAAAGCAGACGTTTTTGAAACGGTTGAAGGATACTACATCCGTATAAGCCTTCCTGGTGTTAAAAAGAAAAATTTAAACATTTTCTTTAATGACCGAAACCAGCTTGAAATTAGTGGAAAAGTCGTAACGGAGAGACCAGAGCACACAAGTAAAGTTCTCGCTCAAGAAATTTTTCAAGGTCCCTTTCATCGGGTTATGAACGTACCCCAAAATATAGATAAACAGAACGTCCAATTTAACTATGTAAATGGGATTTTAGAAATTCATCTAACTAAATGA